TCCCGCTCCAAGCACATCAGCGTCGATCCGCCAAAAGGTTCGCGATGCAATCTGGGCTGCCCGTGAACATCAGTTTGAGAATCTCGCCGCGGTCGACGCCTACCTGGAAACCTTACCACACTGTGCGCGCGGAACCTATAAAGCCAACACCTCCTGTGTTCAAATCAAAGCCAATACTGACGAATACATCTTTTGCGATGCCGGCACTGGATTGCGCGATTTTGCGCTGAGCCTGGGCAAAGACTCCGCCCCTGCCACCTATCATATTTTCATCTCCCATCTACACTGGGATCATATTCAGGGCTTTCCTTTTTTCACGCCCGCCTACCAAGCGGGTAATCGCATTATTTTTCATGGCTTCCATAAAGAAACGGAGCGCGCGCTCCGCGCACAAATGGAAGCCCCCTGCTTTCCCGTGCCCTTCGAGGCCATGCAAGCAGAGATCGAATTCGATATCCAAGAAAACGGCGCCAGTTTCCAAGTCGGCGACATTCAAATTTCAACGATCAAACAACAACACCCCGGCGACTCCTGGGGCTACTGCTTCGAAGAAAACGGGAAACGCATAATCTACTCTTCCGACTCCGAACACGGCCCCGAAGCACGCAAAGAAGGCTACCACTTCGTCGATTTTTTTCAAAACGCGGATGTACTCATCTTCGATGGCCAATATACCTTCGAAGAAGCAACCAACGAAAAACGCTACTGGGGACACTCCGACCACATGACTGCCGTCGAGCTTTCTGCTCGCGCCAAGGTTCGCCAACTCATCGTCTTCCACCACGAACCAGCCTACACAGACACAGAGATCGAAGAAATCCACAAAGATGCCCTCAGCTACAGCGAGGAGTATAATCAACGATTATCTAACAATACTAATAATACAACATACCCACAGCGCATCGAGCTGGCCTTCGACGGCTTGGAAATCGAAGCTTAAATTACCATTACATGTCCGAAACAACTCAAACACCGACCGTCGAAAATCGAAAAATCACTAAAGCCGAGATTAACGAGCTCCCCCTGATCGCTTGGGAGGGCGACATTCAAATACTTGAAAACATCGAAACGATGGAAGCTGCGGTCGCCGAGCTTATGAATGAAGCACACCTCGGCTTCGACACCGAGACGCGCCCAAGCTTTAAAAAAGGTGAATACTATCCACCCGCATTGATTCAACTCGCCACCGCAAACTGCGTCTATCTCTTCCGTATCAGTAAAACCGAGACATTCGCACCATTGCTCCCCATACTGGAATCGCCCGACATCCTAAAAACGGGCGTAGCCATCAAAGACGATGTCAAGGAGCTACGGGCGATGGAGGAATTCACCCCCGCAGGCTTTGTTGAGATCGCCGACATCACACTCAAGCTCGGCTACGAAAATCGCGGTCTACGCGCACTCGCCAGCCTACTCCTTAATGGACGCATCAGCAAAGCAGCACAAGTCTCCAACTGGGCACGCGCTGAACTCGATAATAAGCAAATCCGCTACGCTGCGACAGATGCATGGATCAGCCGCGAAATCTACCGCAAGGCAATCGCCGAACGAGACGCTTAGAGCTAAAAACTTTAATGCTCCCTTATTAATGCTCCCTAATAGAGCATTAAATGCCGATAATAGCTTATAACATACCACGCAGCAATAAGAACCACGATGCTGCCAAGGTGAAGGCTAAGAGCAGCGAACCAATCACCACCATCGTCAATGCAAACTTCGGATACGGTATCGCATTGCTCACACCAAAGAGGTGATTGCAGATGGTATTACGCAGTTCACGTTTTTTTTCTTCTGTGCTCACAATCATGAATATACCAATCACTCCCGGAAGGATGCAGATTGCCATTTTAATTATGAGCATTGCGAAACTAAGATTTAAAAGCTGCATAGGATTCTATTAGGAAATAAGGGTGATGGGGAGATTTCCGGCAAATGCCAACTTTAAAATTTACGTCAATGTTAAGCTGATTTTCAACAAGATTAACAATTGATCTTTTAGAATTCATCCCATTGGCTAGCTGCATGATCCACTGCAAAGTCAAACCACTCATCATACTGGCGTTCGCCTCCTCCGCTCTACTGTCGCGAGCAGACACCACACAAACGCTGCCAACGCTCTACATTGATGCGCAGCAAACAGCGAACACCCGCCCAGTCACCACCTACGAATCTGCAATTTCCAACCTGGAATTCGAACCGCGTGTGGATTTGCAATCACGTAATATGTCGGAGGCGCAAGGCGACGTCACCATTCGTGGTGGCATCTTCGAAAGCACAGGTTTCCGTGTCGGCAGTGCCACTCTAATCGACCCGCAAACTGGACACTACTTCGCCGAGCTACCCATCGCGCCGGAAATGCTCGAACGCGCCGAAGTGCTCACAGGCAACGACAATGCACTTTACGGCTTCAATAGCACAGTGGGCACCATCAACTACGGATGGAGTCAGATCGCTGACGGCGGCAGCTTAACAGTCGGCGGCGGTGACCACGACCTCAACTTTCAACGTATCCACCACGGCATGACAAGCACCCTCGGTGAAAGTGGCGAATGGAGTTGGGGCATCGAGGCGGAAGTCTCTCGCTCCGAAAGCGATGGCACCCTTGAGTTTGGCGACAGCGACTTTGACCGCACCACCGGACGCGTGCAAATACTCGGCCCCAATTCGCAGACCGACTTCTTTGCCGGCTATCAGTCAAAGTTCTTTGGTTGGCCTGAACTCTACGCGGCTTCCTTTGGATCGAATGAAACAGAAAACCTGAAAACTCGCCTCTTCATAGTAAATCATCATCAAAATTATGGCGACGATAGCTATTGGGAAGCCACCGCTTACTCGCGCCGCAATACCGATCATTATATCTATAACCGCTTCGCCCCCAATAAGGCCTTTG
The nucleotide sequence above comes from Coraliomargarita algicola. Encoded proteins:
- a CDS encoding MBL fold metallo-hydrolase, coding for MKAIIWGSCGSLPAPSTSASIRQKVRDAIWAAREHQFENLAAVDAYLETLPHCARGTYKANTSCVQIKANTDEYIFCDAGTGLRDFALSLGKDSAPATYHIFISHLHWDHIQGFPFFTPAYQAGNRIIFHGFHKETERALRAQMEAPCFPVPFEAMQAEIEFDIQENGASFQVGDIQISTIKQQHPGDSWGYCFEENGKRIIYSSDSEHGPEARKEGYHFVDFFQNADVLIFDGQYTFEEATNEKRYWGHSDHMTAVELSARAKVRQLIVFHHEPAYTDTEIEEIHKDALSYSEEYNQRLSNNTNNTTYPQRIELAFDGLEIEA
- a CDS encoding 3'-5' exonuclease, with the translated sequence MSETTQTPTVENRKITKAEINELPLIAWEGDIQILENIETMEAAVAELMNEAHLGFDTETRPSFKKGEYYPPALIQLATANCVYLFRISKTETFAPLLPILESPDILKTGVAIKDDVKELRAMEEFTPAGFVEIADITLKLGYENRGLRALASLLLNGRISKAAQVSNWARAELDNKQIRYAATDAWISREIYRKAIAERDA